One genomic segment of Synchiropus splendidus isolate RoL2022-P1 chromosome 16, RoL_Sspl_1.0, whole genome shotgun sequence includes these proteins:
- the zfp36l1a gene encoding mRNA decay activator protein ZFP36L1a, which translates to MTTAVVSPFFDLEAMNKNNKLLGYNSNLGASHHMSVACTGPTGPISSPAGALLDRKAVGSPSVGGVYQRRHSVSSSSSSSKFSQNQFLNSLKAADHSSLISGVNKENRLRDRSFSETGERLLSKCLGPASPTGGSSGGGQVNSSRYKTELCRPFEENGSCKYGDKCQFAHGIHELRSLSRHPKYKTELCRTFHTIGFCPYGPRCHFIHNAEERRGPPQQASPGKTERPRLQHSYSFAGFSSSGGLRDSPTSVTPPPIFFPDEVQDWPSSNPFTYSSQELANLFGPSLGSAPAEAGTPAPPSPTGTPYYFRPMLESPQMLESPCSPPDSLSDQEGYQSSSGGSLSGSESPSLDNSRRLPIFSRLSISDD; encoded by the exons ATGACGACAGCCGTGGTGTCGCCTTTCTTCGACTTGGAAGCCATGAACAAG AACAACAAACTTCTGGGCTACAACAGCAACCTGGGCGCCAGCCATCACATGTCGGTGGCCTGCACTGGTCCCACCGGGCCCATCTCCAGCCCCGCCGGAGCCCTGCTGGACAGGAAGGCGGTGGGCTCCCCCTCGGTGGGCGGCGTGTACCAGCGGCGGCACtcggtcagcagcagcagcagcagcagcaagttcAGCCAGaaccagttcctcaactccctCAAGGCAGCGGACCATTCCTCGCTCATCTCAGGGGTCAACAAGGAGAACCGGCTGCGGGACCGCTCCTTCTCCGAGACGGGGGAGCGGCTCCTCAGCAAGTGCCTGGGCCCGGCCAGTCCCACGggcggcagcagcggcggcggccaGGTCAACTCCAGCCGCTACAAGACGGAGCTGTGCCGGCCCTTCGAGGAGAACGGCTCCTGCAAGTACGGCGACAAGTGCCAGTTCGCCCACGGCATCCACGAACTGCGCAGCCTGAGCCGCCACCCCAAGTACAAGACGGAGCTGTGCCGCACCTTCCACACCATCGGCTTCTGCCCCTACGGCCCGCGCTGCCACTTCATCCACAACGCCGAGGAGCGGCGGGGCCCCCCGCAGCAGGCCTCGCCCGGCAAGACGGAGCGGCCTCGGCTGCAGCACAGCTACAGCTTCGCCGGCTTCTCCAGCTCGGGCGGGCTGCGCGACAGCCCCACCTCCGTCACCCCGCCGCCCATCTTCTTCCCGGACGAGGTGCAGGACTGGCCCAGCAGCAACCCCTTCACCTACTCCAGCCAGGAGCTGGCCAACCTCTTCGGGCCCAGCCTGGGGAGCGCGCCCGCGGAGGCCGGCACCCCggcgcccccctcccccaccgGCACGCCCTACTATTTTCGACCCATGTTGGAGTCCCCCCAGATGCTGGAGTCGCCCTGCAGCCCGCCGGACTCCCTCTCGGACCAGGAGGGCTACCAGAGCAGCTCCGGGGGCAGCCTGAGCGGCTCCGAGTCCCCCTCGCTGGACAACAGCCGCCGCCTGCCCATCTTCAGCCGCCTGTCCATCTCCGATGACTAG